A section of the Paenibacillus yonginensis genome encodes:
- a CDS encoding HD-GYP domain-containing protein, whose protein sequence is MKYVMIEDIEPGQILGKTVYTANGTVLLSAGVQLTVYMISTLKRIGVTVLYIEDQLFEDIEMEEEVVSPKLKQAIFREMHGISQALKSGKDFNAASVATNVDMLLGSALENKDVALHLAEIRTADNAEYIHALNVCLISSMIGINMQLNPSQLKELAIGALLHDIGKVVPESKLPLEQGKEHHAWRGYDMLRQKREWSLLVAHIALQHHEKLNGSGEPRGLTAEAIQPYAKIVAVANTYDNLISGGTSGDKPLLPHEACEQLMAASERELDRDILVEFMRIISIYPNGTSVRLSTKETGVVVRQHRGLPGRPVIRIVRRTDDELDIKEVDLSSETTVFIEAVLS, encoded by the coding sequence ATGAAATACGTCATGATCGAAGATATAGAGCCTGGTCAGATTCTGGGCAAAACCGTATATACCGCAAATGGGACTGTGCTCCTGTCCGCCGGAGTGCAGCTCACCGTCTACATGATCAGCACCTTGAAGCGGATTGGCGTCACCGTGCTTTATATCGAGGATCAGCTGTTTGAGGATATTGAAATGGAAGAGGAAGTGGTCAGCCCTAAGCTGAAGCAGGCCATTTTTCGGGAAATGCATGGCATCTCTCAAGCTTTAAAATCCGGGAAAGACTTTAATGCAGCATCGGTGGCCACTAACGTGGATATGCTGCTAGGCAGCGCTTTGGAGAATAAGGATGTTGCGCTGCATCTGGCCGAAATCCGGACGGCCGACAATGCGGAGTACATTCATGCGCTCAATGTCTGCCTGATCTCCTCTATGATCGGGATCAACATGCAGCTGAATCCGTCGCAGTTAAAAGAATTGGCCATCGGCGCGCTGCTGCACGATATTGGCAAGGTGGTGCCCGAATCGAAGCTGCCATTGGAACAAGGAAAAGAGCATCATGCCTGGCGCGGTTATGACATGCTCAGACAAAAAAGGGAATGGAGCCTGCTTGTCGCTCATATCGCCCTGCAGCATCATGAGAAGCTGAACGGCAGCGGCGAACCGCGGGGGTTGACCGCGGAGGCCATTCAACCATATGCCAAAATCGTAGCGGTAGCCAATACCTACGATAATTTGATCAGCGGCGGAACTTCGGGGGACAAGCCGCTGCTTCCACACGAGGCCTGCGAACAGCTGATGGCCGCTTCCGAGCGGGAGCTGGACCGGGACATCCTGGTGGAATTTATGCGGATCATATCGATTTATCCGAACGGGACTTCGGTCCGGCTGTCGACGAAAGAAACGGGCGTTGTCGTCCGGCAGCACCGCGGGCTGCCGGGCCGTCCCGTCATCCGGATCGTGCGGCGGACCGATGATGAACTGGACATTAAGGAAGTGGATCTGTCCAGTGAAACAACGGTATTTATTGAAGCGGTTCTTTCGTAA